In one window of Leifsonia sp. NPDC080035 DNA:
- a CDS encoding diguanylate cyclase has product MRPVSADDFPCALVRLDAAGDIVEANELFLDWTGLGREDALGRPAAAIVDVPDAHSSDLGALRCADGSQRAVLVSRSRTADGELLAIADATARAEYEAELTRTWALQERTRIRLELVIEAAIAFSAAHSETELSGILAGTAARAYQAEESAVFLLDERGTFRQVAGTNPLEHAIHTPSLVSQFAAAGHVVTLSGVAAAGAFSPALARAFEAAGVHSVLVAPIRHDDELFGVFVCFFLHPRQFDNEAAPLADALAGQAAQTATSLRLQEQLEHAAMHDEVTGLPNRRRLEAQLLEYPASATPSGAVAALFIDLDGFKAVNDSFGHHAGDRLLSEVGLRIRQAVRQDDFVSRYGGDEFVVVCEVPDASSAHDVAERIRTAIDEPFAGLPPELAVHASIGLAVAENTGAGWNPDGLIRRADHAMYTAKNSGGNRIVHVSTVG; this is encoded by the coding sequence GTGAGACCTGTCTCCGCAGACGATTTCCCCTGTGCTCTTGTGCGTCTGGATGCGGCCGGCGACATCGTCGAGGCGAACGAGCTGTTCCTGGACTGGACCGGGCTCGGCCGCGAGGACGCGCTCGGCCGACCCGCCGCCGCGATCGTCGACGTGCCGGACGCGCACAGCTCGGACCTCGGCGCCCTCCGCTGCGCGGACGGCTCGCAGCGCGCCGTCCTGGTCAGCCGCTCCCGCACCGCGGACGGGGAGCTGCTCGCCATCGCGGACGCGACCGCCCGGGCCGAGTACGAGGCGGAGTTGACGCGCACGTGGGCGCTGCAGGAACGAACCAGGATCCGCCTGGAGCTCGTCATCGAGGCGGCGATCGCCTTCTCGGCCGCGCACAGCGAGACCGAGCTCTCCGGCATCCTCGCCGGGACGGCGGCGCGCGCCTACCAGGCCGAGGAGTCCGCGGTCTTCCTTCTCGACGAACGCGGGACGTTCCGGCAGGTCGCGGGCACCAATCCGCTGGAGCACGCCATCCACACTCCGTCGCTGGTCTCCCAGTTCGCGGCGGCCGGCCACGTGGTCACCCTCAGCGGCGTGGCCGCGGCGGGCGCGTTCTCGCCCGCTCTCGCCCGTGCGTTCGAGGCGGCAGGCGTCCACTCGGTCCTCGTCGCCCCGATCCGGCACGACGACGAACTGTTCGGCGTCTTCGTCTGCTTCTTCCTGCACCCGCGCCAGTTCGACAACGAGGCCGCCCCGCTCGCCGACGCTCTCGCGGGCCAGGCAGCGCAGACGGCGACGAGCCTCCGGCTGCAGGAGCAGCTCGAGCACGCCGCGATGCACGACGAGGTCACCGGCCTGCCCAACCGCCGCCGCCTGGAGGCCCAGCTGCTCGAGTACCCGGCGAGCGCCACGCCGTCGGGTGCTGTCGCCGCGCTGTTCATCGACCTCGACGGCTTCAAGGCCGTCAACGACTCCTTCGGCCACCACGCCGGCGACCGGCTGCTGAGCGAGGTGGGTCTGCGCATCCGCCAGGCGGTCCGGCAGGACGACTTCGTCAGCCGCTACGGCGGGGACGAGTTCGTCGTCGTCTGCGAGGTCCCCGACGCCTCGTCCGCGCACGACGTCGCCGAGCGCATCCGCACCGCCATCGACGAGCCGTTCGCCGGGCTGCCGCCCGAGCTCGCGGTCCACGCCAGCATCGGCCTGGCCGTGGCGGAGAACACCGGCGCGGGCTGGAACCCCGACGGCCTCATCCGCCGCGCCGACCACGCGATGTACACGGCCAAGAACTCGGGCGGCAACCGGATCGTCCACGTCTCGACTGTCGGCTGA
- a CDS encoding EAL domain-containing protein — MTTCEVVAADLSVAIAEQRLQVVFQPQIDLATGRVVALEGLSRWTHHELGPIPPSDFVALAEATGSIHDLGRFSLAECCRYGRMWHDRGEDLGIAVNVSPLQLATDAFFDELERELAYSGIPADDLILEVTEAELLSDPYVMAARLDIVRDWGVTVSIDDFGSGHSSLERAAALRAGELKLDRSLVAEGDLDAIAGVVRTAHRSGMRVVAEGVETAQQFALVREAGCDRAQGYYIARPAPRYELEDWLAAENRSAV; from the coding sequence ATGACGACCTGCGAGGTCGTCGCGGCCGACCTGTCCGTCGCGATCGCCGAGCAGCGCCTCCAGGTCGTCTTCCAGCCGCAGATCGACCTGGCGACGGGACGCGTCGTGGCCCTCGAGGGGCTGAGCCGCTGGACCCATCACGAGCTCGGCCCGATCCCGCCCTCCGACTTCGTCGCGCTCGCCGAGGCGACGGGGAGCATCCACGACCTGGGCCGATTCTCGCTGGCGGAGTGCTGCCGCTACGGCAGGATGTGGCACGACCGCGGCGAGGACCTCGGCATCGCCGTCAACGTGTCGCCCCTCCAGCTGGCGACCGACGCCTTCTTCGACGAACTCGAGCGCGAGCTCGCCTACTCCGGCATCCCGGCCGACGACCTCATCCTGGAGGTCACCGAGGCCGAGCTTCTGAGCGACCCCTACGTGATGGCCGCGCGCCTCGACATCGTGCGGGACTGGGGCGTCACCGTCTCCATCGACGACTTCGGCTCCGGGCACTCCTCGCTGGAGCGCGCCGCGGCACTGCGCGCGGGCGAGCTAAAGCTCGACCGCAGCCTCGTTGCAGAGGGGGACCTCGACGCGATCGCCGGCGTGGTCCGCACGGCGCACCGGAGCGGGATGCGCGTGGTCGCGGAGGGCGTCGAGACCGCCCAGCAGTTCGCGCTCGTGCGCGAGGCGGGGTGCGATCGCGCTCAGGGCTACTACATCGCCCGTCCCGCGCCGCGGTACGAGCTGGAGGACTGGCTGGCCGCGGAGAACCGGTCGGCCGTCTAA
- a CDS encoding MFS transporter encodes MTASTATLRSSGARRRGGTPLLLALGLTLFASVSTELLPPALILGMSSTLGVDAAAVGALVTVWAVTIVVCTVPAVRLTRRLPRRALLTASLLLFAAATLVVALVPSFAVVVAARIVSALAAAVSWSVVFAYVPRLVPEERLGRAMAIVLGGGTLASVLGVPIGAALAAAGGWQWAFLGAAVLLALSAAALARGLPALDPPGDDGRSRRGIDRSAIPVGALLGAGALLLTGYMTVYAFIVPVLGAAGVRPVQASAVLLAAGIAGAVALVAGGALGDRFPDGTLLVLVATIAAGAVLLAVATSPGAAIAGAVALGFGIGGLPPVFQARIARTASPAFRDLAVSLFVVILNVGIAAGSATGAAILGTGGLGTLAVVASALAVAALLAFALTLAVTRQTSRRQRP; translated from the coding sequence ATGACCGCATCCACCGCAACCCTCCGATCGTCCGGGGCCCGCCGCCGCGGCGGCACGCCGCTGCTCCTCGCGCTGGGACTCACCCTGTTCGCCTCCGTCAGCACCGAGCTGCTGCCGCCCGCACTCATCCTCGGCATGTCGTCGACGCTCGGGGTGGACGCTGCGGCGGTCGGCGCGCTGGTCACGGTGTGGGCCGTGACGATCGTGGTCTGCACGGTCCCCGCGGTCCGGCTGACCCGCCGCCTCCCCCGCCGCGCTCTGCTGACCGCGTCCCTGCTGCTCTTCGCGGCCGCGACGCTGGTGGTCGCGCTCGTGCCGTCCTTCGCCGTCGTCGTCGCCGCCCGGATCGTCTCGGCACTCGCCGCCGCCGTGTCCTGGTCGGTCGTCTTCGCATATGTGCCGCGGCTGGTGCCGGAGGAGCGCCTGGGCAGGGCCATGGCCATCGTGCTCGGCGGCGGGACGCTGGCCTCCGTTCTCGGTGTCCCGATCGGCGCGGCGCTCGCCGCCGCCGGGGGATGGCAGTGGGCGTTCCTCGGTGCGGCCGTGCTGCTCGCCCTCTCGGCCGCGGCGCTCGCGCGCGGGCTGCCCGCGCTCGACCCGCCGGGCGACGACGGCCGGTCGCGCCGCGGCATCGACCGCAGCGCGATCCCGGTCGGCGCGCTGCTCGGCGCCGGCGCCCTGCTCCTGACCGGATACATGACCGTGTACGCCTTCATCGTCCCGGTGCTCGGCGCGGCAGGGGTGCGGCCGGTCCAGGCCAGCGCCGTGCTGCTGGCCGCGGGCATCGCCGGCGCCGTCGCCCTGGTGGCGGGCGGGGCGCTCGGCGACCGCTTCCCCGACGGGACGCTTCTGGTCCTCGTCGCCACCATCGCCGCCGGGGCCGTCCTGCTGGCCGTCGCTACGTCCCCTGGCGCTGCGATCGCCGGCGCGGTCGCCCTCGGCTTCGGGATCGGCGGCCTCCCTCCCGTCTTCCAGGCCCGGATCGCGCGCACGGCATCGCCCGCGTTCCGCGACCTGGCGGTGAGCCTGTTCGTGGTGATCCTGAACGTCGGGATCGCCGCGGGCTCGGCCACCGGCGCCGCCATCCTCGGCACCGGTGGCCTCGGCACCCTCGCGGTCGTGGCGTCGGCGCTGGCCGTGGCGGCGCTGCTCGCGTTCGCCCTGACCCTCGCCGTCACACGCCAGACGTCCCGTCGCCAGCGGCCGTGA
- a CDS encoding MerR family transcriptional regulator — protein MKIGELSERAGVAPRLLRYYEEQGLLASTRSANGYRDYAEADVATVERIRGLLGAGMTTRLIRMLLDMEGVRGTETAAQCTRTVAGEIADELAGVEDRITCLTRSRDTMRAWLAAAGYAELATAAQAS, from the coding sequence ATGAAGATCGGCGAGCTCTCGGAGCGGGCGGGCGTCGCGCCACGCCTGCTGCGTTACTACGAGGAGCAGGGGCTGCTGGCCTCCACCCGATCCGCGAACGGCTACCGCGACTACGCGGAGGCGGACGTGGCGACCGTCGAACGCATCCGGGGGCTCCTCGGTGCGGGGATGACGACGCGGCTCATCCGGATGCTGCTCGACATGGAGGGCGTGCGGGGGACCGAGACCGCCGCGCAGTGCACGCGAACCGTCGCGGGCGAGATCGCCGACGAGCTCGCCGGAGTGGAGGACCGCATCACGTGCCTCACCCGCAGCCGGGACACGATGCGGGCCTGGCTCGCGGCGGCCGGCTACGCGGAACTCGCGACCGCGGCGCAGGCGTCGTAA
- a CDS encoding VOC family protein, with product MSASAVYFGYRDATAAVRWLKAVGFRVLAQQRGEDGTLVHAELGREDLVVMLGEDDSGFGVPELAGASTGVGVCLVTDDVDGLFERAVAAGGSAVLTPEDTGWGGRRARVLDPEGREWSFGDYRPGS from the coding sequence ATGAGCGCTTCCGCGGTGTACTTCGGCTACCGCGACGCCACGGCGGCGGTCCGCTGGCTCAAGGCCGTCGGCTTCCGGGTTCTCGCGCAGCAGCGCGGCGAGGACGGGACGCTGGTGCACGCCGAGCTCGGGCGGGAGGACCTGGTGGTCATGCTGGGAGAGGACGATTCCGGGTTCGGCGTCCCCGAGCTCGCGGGCGCATCCACCGGGGTCGGTGTGTGCCTCGTGACCGACGACGTCGACGGCCTGTTCGAGCGGGCCGTCGCCGCAGGCGGGTCCGCGGTGCTGACGCCGGAGGACACGGGATGGGGTGGCCGCAGGGCGCGCGTGCTCGATCCGGAGGGCCGCGAGTGGAGCTTCGGCGACTACCGGCCGGGGTCGTGA
- a CDS encoding DUF2277 domain-containing protein, with protein MCRNIRCLHNFEPPTTDDEVREAALQFVRKVSGSTRPSRANTAAFEQAIDEIAEATRRMLDQLVTNAPPKSREAEAVKGRQRHEKRMEREVRIRTASA; from the coding sequence ATGTGCCGGAACATCCGTTGCCTTCACAATTTCGAGCCGCCGACGACCGATGACGAGGTGCGGGAGGCCGCCCTCCAGTTCGTCCGGAAGGTCAGCGGCTCGACCCGCCCGTCCCGCGCGAACACGGCCGCGTTCGAGCAGGCGATCGACGAGATCGCCGAGGCGACCAGGCGGATGCTCGATCAGCTCGTCACGAACGCGCCGCCGAAGAGCCGCGAGGCCGAGGCGGTCAAGGGCCGGCAGCGGCACGAGAAGCGCATGGAGCGCGAGGTGAGGATCCGCACCGCCTCGGCGTGA
- a CDS encoding ACT domain-containing protein: MSSADHQTVRILEGRFVLERAADAPVTADADVLATVNGPDGGAVMRRTDTAEDTWVALWNGDAAHPPDATGMLAAIVAPLAAGAIAVWVAASFDGDIVLVPAARLDEACDLLRNAGHRIDG, from the coding sequence GTGTCCAGCGCCGATCACCAGACCGTACGGATCCTCGAGGGCCGCTTCGTCCTCGAGCGGGCAGCCGACGCACCGGTCACCGCCGACGCCGACGTTCTCGCCACGGTCAACGGCCCCGATGGCGGCGCCGTCATGCGGCGCACGGACACAGCGGAGGACACCTGGGTCGCCCTCTGGAACGGGGATGCGGCACACCCGCCGGACGCGACCGGGATGCTCGCCGCGATCGTCGCGCCGCTCGCCGCCGGTGCCATTGCGGTCTGGGTCGCCGCGAGCTTCGACGGCGACATCGTCCTGGTGCCGGCCGCCCGGCTGGACGAGGCGTGCGACCTCCTCCGGAACGCCGGTCACCGAATCGACGGCTGA
- a CDS encoding NAD(P)H-hydrate dehydratase — MPAETVDPAFLRGWPLPEPGDSKRSRGQLVVVGGARRSPGAALLAGRAALRVGAGRLTLGIGASAAAASAVAFPESGVVPLGESRAGAVLARSLPSVAADAAEADAVLLGPGLDDIDECRGMLRRLPRLLRREAVLVLDAYALAAVAGKPRLARTPCILTPNPIEAGNLLGHDFDDPAEAASRIARRYGAVVSCQGFVADPGGRLLRVADGGPVLGTSGSGDALAGAIAGLAARGCTPLQAAAWGTYLHSAAGSTLARHIAPLGVLAGEIADRLAAELAAVEAVETD; from the coding sequence TTGCCCGCCGAGACGGTCGACCCCGCGTTCCTGCGCGGCTGGCCACTGCCCGAGCCGGGCGACTCCAAACGGTCGCGCGGGCAGCTCGTGGTGGTCGGCGGCGCCCGCCGCTCCCCCGGCGCCGCGCTGCTCGCCGGCCGGGCCGCCCTGCGCGTCGGCGCCGGCCGCCTCACCCTCGGCATCGGCGCAAGCGCCGCCGCGGCGAGCGCCGTCGCGTTCCCCGAATCCGGTGTCGTCCCGCTCGGGGAGAGCCGGGCGGGCGCGGTGCTCGCCCGTTCGCTGCCCTCGGTCGCGGCGGATGCCGCGGAGGCGGACGCGGTGCTCCTCGGCCCCGGTCTCGACGACATCGACGAGTGCAGGGGGATGCTGCGCCGGCTCCCCCGGCTGCTGCGCCGCGAGGCCGTGCTGGTGCTCGACGCGTACGCGCTGGCCGCGGTCGCCGGCAAGCCGCGCCTGGCGCGCACCCCGTGCATCCTGACCCCGAACCCGATCGAGGCCGGGAACCTGCTCGGTCACGACTTCGACGACCCGGCCGAGGCCGCGTCCCGGATCGCCCGCCGCTACGGCGCCGTCGTCTCCTGCCAGGGCTTCGTGGCCGACCCCGGCGGCCGGCTGCTCCGCGTCGCCGACGGCGGCCCGGTGCTCGGCACCTCGGGAAGCGGCGACGCCCTCGCCGGCGCGATCGCCGGCCTCGCCGCTCGCGGCTGTACGCCGCTTCAGGCGGCGGCCTGGGGGACCTACCTGCACAGCGCGGCGGGCAGCACGCTCGCCCGCCACATCGCCCCGCTCGGCGTGCTCGCCGGCGAGATCGCGGACCGCCTCGCCGCCGAGCTGGCGGCGGTGGAGGCGGTGGAGACGGACTAG
- a CDS encoding histidine phosphatase family protein has translation MTARKLILIRHGESTANVAAAAAEAAGEETIAVPARDADVPLSELGERQAGALRPRLEDELARLGGDVVFRCSPYLRAIDTARLALGDATADLAIDERLRDRELGVLDALTARGVDARLPQEAARRRWLGKFYYRPPGGEAWTDVALRLRSFLRDLPVAPSGAAVLFTHDAVVSLFLYLLLGWSEQQLDEFLLTRTVANASITTLEHDGTGWSIGVFADVEHLGEVGVPSTEHPGAARVTE, from the coding sequence ATGACGGCACGGAAGCTCATCCTGATCCGGCACGGCGAGAGCACCGCGAACGTGGCGGCGGCCGCCGCGGAGGCCGCGGGCGAGGAGACGATCGCCGTCCCCGCCCGCGACGCCGACGTCCCGCTCTCGGAGCTCGGTGAACGCCAGGCCGGGGCGCTCCGCCCGCGGCTGGAGGACGAGCTCGCGAGGCTCGGCGGCGATGTGGTGTTCCGCTGCTCGCCGTACCTGCGCGCGATCGACACCGCACGGCTGGCCCTCGGCGACGCCACCGCGGACCTCGCGATCGACGAGCGGCTGCGCGACCGCGAGCTCGGCGTCCTGGATGCGCTGACCGCCCGGGGCGTGGACGCCCGCCTTCCGCAGGAGGCCGCGCGCAGGCGCTGGCTGGGCAAGTTCTACTACCGGCCGCCGGGCGGCGAGGCGTGGACGGATGTCGCGCTGCGGCTCCGGTCGTTCCTCCGCGATCTGCCGGTCGCGCCGAGCGGGGCCGCGGTCCTGTTCACACACGACGCGGTGGTCAGCCTGTTCCTGTACCTCCTCCTCGGCTGGAGCGAGCAGCAGCTCGACGAGTTCCTGCTCACGCGCACGGTGGCGAACGCGTCCATCACCACGCTGGAGCACGACGGCACCGGCTGGAGCATCGGCGTGTTCGCCGACGTCGAGCACCTGGGCGAGGTCGGCGTCCCGAGCACCGAGCATCCGGGAGCCGCCCGTGTCACGGAGTAG
- a CDS encoding MBL fold metallo-hydrolase, with amino-acid sequence MLRRVAEGVLVHESTFCQSNAVVVEGPSGVLVIDAGVHEAEITCLAGDLAAAGETVAAGFSTHPHWDHLLWHQALGAPPRWATALGATTAHARLAGGIDRARFGIPEDVPFELLGAVDGLPGGTAEVPWDGPRVRIVEHRAHTVGHAALLIEERGVLVAGDMLSDVFVPMLDLRDATDPLGDYREALDLLEGVADGVEAVIPGHGSVGRAKDLRARIALDRAYVDALTADRDPDDPRVGPTAKPGWEFVGDVHARQVGVLADRRASDGAD; translated from the coding sequence GTGCTGAGACGAGTGGCGGAGGGCGTGCTGGTGCACGAGAGCACGTTCTGCCAGAGCAACGCAGTGGTCGTCGAGGGCCCGAGCGGCGTGCTGGTGATCGACGCCGGGGTGCACGAGGCGGAGATCACCTGCCTGGCGGGCGACCTCGCCGCAGCGGGTGAGACCGTGGCGGCGGGCTTCTCGACCCACCCGCACTGGGATCACCTGCTGTGGCATCAGGCCCTGGGCGCTCCACCCCGCTGGGCCACAGCGCTCGGCGCGACCACGGCTCACGCCCGGCTGGCCGGCGGCATCGACCGGGCGAGGTTCGGCATCCCGGAGGACGTGCCCTTCGAACTGCTCGGCGCGGTCGATGGGCTTCCCGGGGGAACCGCTGAGGTGCCGTGGGACGGCCCCCGCGTGCGCATCGTGGAGCACCGCGCGCACACCGTTGGCCACGCGGCGCTGCTCATCGAGGAACGCGGCGTGCTCGTGGCCGGGGACATGCTCTCCGACGTCTTCGTCCCGATGCTCGACCTCCGCGACGCGACGGACCCGCTCGGCGACTACCGGGAGGCGCTCGACCTGCTTGAGGGCGTCGCGGACGGTGTGGAGGCGGTGATCCCCGGGCACGGATCCGTCGGGCGAGCCAAGGACCTCCGGGCGCGGATCGCGCTCGACCGCGCGTACGTAGACGCGCTCACGGCCGACCGCGACCCGGACGACCCGCGCGTCGGCCCGACGGCGAAACCCGGCTGGGAGTTCGTCGGCGACGTGCACGCGCGCCAGGTCGGCGTGCTCGCCGATCGGCGCGCGTCCGACGGAGCCGACTGA
- a CDS encoding MSMEG_6728 family protein, producing the protein MQTFLPYPSFAESVRVLDRARLGKQRVEALQVLRAITVPGYGWRNHPAAKMWRGYVPALTAYALASADAWIALGHADTVRPQVLAFAPEVEGMRQEKLDLPPWIGDPAFHRSHRSNLIRKDPGFYGPLFPGVPDDLPYIWPTATRDSDGTPLMP; encoded by the coding sequence GTGCAGACCTTCCTGCCCTACCCGTCCTTCGCCGAGAGCGTGCGCGTGCTCGATCGCGCCCGGCTGGGCAAGCAGCGGGTGGAAGCCCTCCAGGTGCTGCGCGCGATCACTGTGCCGGGGTACGGCTGGCGGAACCATCCCGCCGCGAAGATGTGGCGCGGGTACGTCCCCGCCCTCACCGCGTACGCGTTGGCGAGCGCCGACGCATGGATCGCGCTCGGCCACGCGGACACCGTCCGCCCTCAGGTGCTCGCGTTCGCGCCCGAGGTGGAGGGAATGCGGCAGGAGAAGCTCGACCTGCCGCCGTGGATCGGCGACCCGGCGTTCCACCGCAGCCACCGATCGAACCTGATCCGGAAGGATCCCGGGTTCTACGGACCGCTGTTCCCCGGTGTCCCGGACGACCTTCCCTACATCTGGCCGACTGCGACCCGCGACTCGGACGGGACGCCTCTGATGCCTTGA
- a CDS encoding ATP-dependent DNA ligase, with protein MGYLTYEDHDIEFDDRTLAHLHIVIVNKLRHGQSFAMSWRDPAERGGGRTSIWLHPAVTLRFHFDGSRTPALNRDWLTMLADSADSSRGLVVEREENIPAPTDAPHITLPDAQGIRGVPSESRVAVGQM; from the coding sequence ATGGGATACCTCACCTACGAGGACCACGACATCGAGTTCGACGACCGGACTCTCGCGCACCTGCACATCGTCATCGTCAACAAGCTCCGGCACGGCCAGAGCTTCGCGATGTCCTGGAGGGACCCCGCCGAGCGGGGCGGCGGTCGCACCAGCATCTGGCTGCACCCCGCCGTCACCCTGCGCTTCCACTTCGACGGCTCACGCACCCCCGCGCTCAACCGGGACTGGCTGACGATGCTCGCCGACTCGGCGGACAGCTCGCGCGGACTCGTTGTCGAGCGCGAGGAGAACATCCCCGCACCGACGGACGCACCGCACATCACGCTCCCCGACGCTCAAGGCATCAGAGGCGTCCCGTCCGAGTCGCGGGTCGCAGTCGGCCAGATGTAG
- a CDS encoding extracellular solute-binding protein: MIGRRRIMIAVGALATVGLALSGCAAGGSDAGGGKTKVSLLVNVTPNLTEEWWNSLVAPFEKAHPDIDVVIQNPGAEGVAAAVPRLLAAGDAPDVVESLPPTTTLAPELLDLSKYDWASKGPLADQYTIDGKNYMAGIGMQLQSLWFYNKDAFAAAGIAETPTTVEEFSDDLAKLKKAGWTPIQTGGDWMSSYALQTVGLPSVIAEHPDWYAKMTKGSLTFSKTYGDAVDTYADWIAKGYVNDDALGIKYPDAEQNFLAGKSALYPMGSWFVASEAAAKDPAKIGVFRAPAFDGVDKPAMGANIASPYVIMRDAKHVDAAAKLVEYLVTDKAAILDQLKVDGNYRAGYEYDMDDLGKELLKIVADTPDASYTPTGQGYGQRTLPDGYSTEINAQTQALLGGTSAADVNKAMDAWFSANTK; encoded by the coding sequence ATGATCGGAAGACGACGAATCATGATCGCGGTCGGCGCCCTCGCCACCGTCGGTCTCGCGCTGAGCGGCTGCGCCGCCGGTGGTTCCGACGCGGGAGGCGGCAAGACGAAGGTCAGCCTCCTCGTCAACGTCACGCCCAACCTGACCGAGGAGTGGTGGAACTCCCTCGTCGCGCCGTTCGAGAAGGCGCACCCCGACATCGACGTCGTCATCCAGAACCCGGGCGCGGAGGGCGTCGCCGCCGCCGTCCCGCGGCTGCTCGCCGCCGGTGACGCGCCGGACGTCGTCGAGTCGCTCCCGCCGACGACCACGCTCGCGCCCGAACTCCTCGACCTCTCGAAGTACGACTGGGCGTCGAAGGGCCCGCTCGCCGACCAGTACACGATCGACGGCAAGAACTACATGGCGGGCATCGGCATGCAGCTGCAGAGCCTCTGGTTCTACAACAAGGACGCGTTCGCTGCCGCGGGCATCGCCGAGACGCCCACGACCGTGGAGGAGTTCTCCGACGACCTCGCCAAGCTGAAGAAGGCCGGCTGGACGCCGATCCAGACCGGCGGCGACTGGATGTCCAGCTACGCCCTGCAGACCGTCGGCCTGCCCAGCGTGATCGCTGAGCACCCGGACTGGTACGCCAAGATGACCAAGGGCTCCCTCACGTTCAGCAAGACCTACGGCGACGCGGTCGACACCTATGCCGACTGGATCGCCAAGGGCTATGTGAACGACGACGCCCTCGGCATCAAGTACCCGGACGCCGAGCAGAACTTCCTGGCGGGCAAGTCCGCGCTCTACCCGATGGGCAGCTGGTTCGTGGCGAGCGAGGCCGCGGCCAAGGACCCGGCGAAGATCGGCGTGTTCCGCGCCCCCGCCTTCGACGGCGTCGACAAGCCGGCGATGGGCGCGAACATCGCCAGCCCCTACGTGATCATGCGGGACGCCAAGCACGTGGATGCGGCGGCGAAGCTCGTCGAGTACCTCGTCACCGACAAGGCGGCCATCCTCGACCAGCTGAAGGTCGACGGCAACTACCGGGCCGGCTACGAGTACGACATGGACGACCTCGGCAAGGAGCTGCTGAAGATCGTCGCCGACACCCCGGACGCCTCCTACACGCCGACCGGCCAGGGCTACGGCCAGCGCACCCTCCCCGACGGCTACTCGACCGAGATCAACGCCCAGACGCAGGCGCTGCTCGGCGGGACCTCGGCGGCGGACGTGAACAAGGCGATGGACGCCTGGTTCTCCGCCAACACGAAGTAG
- a CDS encoding sugar ABC transporter permease has product MMIDNTVSRPVGAPVADAERRRRRRRASVGDRLAGLVMAGPAVIVFIAMFIVPMILAFVLSLTDWNGYSLRFDFIGFENYRFAFRNPRTIDAVVYTGVIAVVGTILCNGIGLALAALISGAGRANTVLRTIFFYPYIISALIIGFLWSALLSPHGAVNGLLGAFGIGPVPFLTDVTFAKATVILTIVWAHFGFNMILYIAGIKSVPSEYYEAATVDGAGRWQQFRSITVPMIAPVVTVNLVLTLVGLLKVYDVVLALTDGGPAGSTQTIVYQILKDSFAQSKLGLGAAQSVVLLIVTAAIGLAVTFARRGAERKVTD; this is encoded by the coding sequence ATGATGATCGACAACACGGTGTCCCGTCCCGTCGGCGCTCCCGTCGCCGACGCCGAACGGCGCAGGCGCCGACGACGTGCGAGCGTCGGCGACCGGCTGGCCGGGCTGGTCATGGCGGGACCGGCGGTAATCGTCTTCATCGCCATGTTCATCGTCCCGATGATCCTGGCGTTCGTGCTCAGCCTGACCGACTGGAACGGCTACAGCCTGCGCTTCGACTTCATCGGCTTCGAGAACTACCGGTTCGCGTTCCGGAACCCGCGCACCATCGACGCGGTCGTCTACACCGGCGTGATCGCGGTGGTGGGCACCATCCTCTGCAACGGCATCGGCCTCGCCCTCGCCGCGCTGATCTCGGGCGCGGGCCGTGCGAACACGGTGCTGCGGACGATCTTCTTCTACCCGTACATCATCAGCGCGCTGATCATCGGCTTCCTCTGGTCGGCGCTGCTGTCCCCGCACGGCGCCGTGAACGGACTCCTCGGCGCGTTCGGGATCGGCCCGGTCCCGTTCCTCACCGACGTCACGTTCGCCAAGGCGACGGTGATCCTCACGATCGTGTGGGCGCACTTCGGCTTCAACATGATCCTCTACATCGCCGGCATCAAGTCGGTGCCGAGCGAGTACTACGAGGCGGCCACCGTCGACGGCGCCGGCCGCTGGCAGCAGTTCCGCAGCATCACCGTTCCGATGATCGCGCCGGTGGTGACGGTGAACCTGGTGCTCACGCTGGTCGGCCTGCTGAAGGTCTACGACGTCGTGCTCGCGCTGACCGACGGCGGGCCGGCCGGATCGACGCAGACGATCGTCTACCAGATCCTCAAGGACTCCTTCGCGCAGTCGAAGCTCGGCCTCGGCGCCGCCCAGTCCGTGGTGCTGCTGATCGTCACCGCGGCGATCGGGCTCGCCGTCACATTCGCCCGCAGGGGCGCAGAGCGGAAGGTGACCGACTGA